DNA from Neovison vison isolate M4711 chromosome 12, ASM_NN_V1, whole genome shotgun sequence:
taaatacatatatatattcattttctctgttctaaATGCCTCTTTTGGTTGCTTGTTACAATTATGAGCGATCCTTGTCCTCTGTAGGGAGATGGGAGTGTGGAATCCAGAAGGAGGAGGTATTTAGAtcctggccctgccctctggaagcTCTTAGACTATAAAAGAATGTAAGGAACACACTCAGGTGACCAGCTGGCAGATAGAGAAAATTAGTTCCAGCTGGCCATCAGAATGGGCAGTATTGGCtagtgggaaggggaggaaggctgGAGATGGGGATTGGTCAGGGTGACTTAGGAAAGGCTTCCTAGATGCAAGAAAGGTTGTAGAATAGGGCTGAGAGGCTGTAGGGTCAAGACTGGGCAGAAAGGAGTGAGTAGGGTATCCCTGGCAGGGCAGGTCACTTATCCTGGCCACTGGCTCATCCCAGGAAGGGTAAGTCAGGATGTGAGGAGCTGAGTCAGGAAGGAAGTGATGTATCTGAAGGTTGGGGGAGAATTAGCGTGGGGCTCTGGCAGCTGGGTCAGAGAGTTTGGACTGAATATAAACCATTGGAATAACTGTAGGTTATTTCATGAGAATGCAGATATCTGAACATGGTATTTGAGGATGATGTTTCTCTGTGTTGTTACAAACTGGATTTGTGGTAGGCTCTCTCAGGCTTTCCAATCACGGTTGTCCTTTCTCTTCTGTATATTTGGTTGTTCCTTTGTTTGTTCTGCCTGAACCTGTTGGAGTCATAAAACATGATTATTTAATTCCCAGATGTTTTGTTCTTCAGGTTGCTTCTCTGGTATCTTAATACTTTGTTGGTAGGCCCACTTTCCCTCATCTTCAGAAAATGTGGGAAGAGCACAAGGACCACCCTGCACAACACAGTtgaaggaaatataaattatcaAGAATTACCACCCTCTTACCCTGCCATGCAGATGGTCCTCCTCTAGGATTCCTGCTCAGTGTCCATGGATGCACTTTAGAAGAATGTATGACATTAATTTTTGAAGTGACCCAACTCAGAGGGGTCTGTGATTCACAAATCTTGAGAACCACTGTGGTGTCTTTGTTGAGTGGTAGGTGGCTGCAGATGGTTCTCAGAGAGAAACATGGCAGAAGCATCCTTAGTGACAACTACAAAAGCCTCCAAAGACAGTCAAAGGGGCTGGAAGAGAGAAGAATTGGGTTCAGTGGGAACTAGTAGCAGGGGTGCCCCATCTTTCCTGTTCTTCACTCTCTTTCTAACAGgtattctttttttgtattcTCCATATCCTGGCAATTATAggattccatttccattttcaatttCAATCAACTGAATGTCCATCATTTACCAGGTTCTGTACCAGGTGCTCTAACAACATTATCTTCTGTAGTCTTGTGTTTGAATCTGCAGTGCACAGAATGGAGTCAGTACCACTCTCAGTCATGGCATATTTGCACCATCACTTCCTGTCaggccccttttctttctttttttaatttttattttattttttattatgtccaGTTAGCCCCCTTTCAATGCATTTTATTACCCTCTTTCATCCTTATCTCTATTCACACTTCCCCTCCTCACTAGAGGCCCTTTCTTTAGTTATTTAACAAATGCTGTTCCAGTCTACGTTCTATGTTTGTTTCAGatacattcatccattcaaccacTACAGTGTCCATTCTGAATTCCACTAAGGTTGTGCTTCAGATGGCCTCGGTGACACTGCCACCAGCAGCGGGTATTAATTTGTATCTTCTTATGGAATTCTCATGTTGATCCAGTGAGGGAGGTTAAGTAAGGTTCCTAGTGGGTGAGTCATGGAGATATTGGGAAATTACCTATGTTCATGTCATCATGAGGAAGGGCCAGGGCTCACATCCAGCATTTCTGACCATGTGTCCATTGTTCTTCTCTCTATGGTACTCAGCACTGCTTGTTCCAGATGAGGCATCTGTAGACAAGTTgctgttgatgttgttgttgttgttattgtatgGAGCCTTTTAGTTCTAGATGCCTGATTCAATTCAGTGAGCTTAGGACCCCCATGTGTCAGCACCAGCATGGATGAAGGTGTCTAATTAGAGTCCTTAGCATTTCAAGGTAAATCATATGGAATAAGACTGTTTTCATTGTCTCATGAGGGAGAACTAAGAAGCTCAAGCTTTTGTGGATGATATTGAGCCAGCACATTTATAAAGACTGGTTGATTTTCAGTGTTTGGTTATTTTGGATCAGATTTCAATATTAAGTACTTGGTATATGATATTAAGTCCGTATGGTTTGCTAGGCACTGAGCTACATACTTACaggcatgatttcacttactccTCACAGCTGGCCTGTGAGGTACTTACTTTTACTCACATTTGACTGTTTAAAAAACTAAAGCCCTGAGAGGTAAACTAATTTAATCACAGTTACTGGGTGTGAGACTGAGGTGTGATTTGAACCTGAATGGTCTACCCACAGAGCCTTAACCCTAACTACTGAACTACACTGCCTTCCTGTGAAGGCAGATTTTAGAATCTCTTCCCCTTGAATTTGAGGACAATCTCTTGTCAGTTGGGTGATTTTGAGCAGTCATGGCAAGTACAGGCGTGTGGACAAGTATTTCCAGAGGGAGAGGATCTAAAGTTAGGAAATGTCCCCAGGTATCTATATTATGCCCCCCTCTGTCCCTCAAAGTGAGAACCTCTGACTTAGGATATCCTACCTAGATTATAGGGCCGGAGCATGATGCCTTCAAACCAGCAGGGATTCTCTAATGCAGTGTGGGAGGTTGGTGGCCCACAACTCCCAGGAGCCTAATATTTTTGAACAAGTGTCCTCAAAGGCTGATTCTTTATCACCTAGTGTGACTCATACCTGTATGATGAATGATGGGCAGTCAAGGTTTTATCACAGTTGGTTTTCCTTTCACACTATTCATTTTGCTCTCCTTCCACAAGGAAGGTAATGTCACTTGTATCTCTATATGAGTCTGAATTATAAGGATTGGTTGGCTACATAGTATGTATCTTAATGTTAAGTATATAAGAATTCTGGATTATGGCCTCTGTCAGTTTTCTCTTCCCAGCGTGgtcatttcttcaacaaatacttactgagtatGTACCTCACAGTCTGATGGAGGAGACCAGCAGCTGACCTGGAATTTGGATACATTAGGATCAATGACACATGGGGGAAACCAGTTGCTAGGAGAGCACATAAGAAGGGCAACATAAAGTCAGGGGAGGCTTCCTGAGGAAGTAACTGCTGAGCTGTGAACTGAAAGAGAAGTGGGGTTAGCTAATGAAGGGGCCAAGAAAGCAATAGAGGCAAGGGAATAGTGTGAGTGTCAAATTTCACAGCTGCAGCAGGAACTGGGCAGGGGATGCTGGAGGAATAAGCACAGATCATATTATGAACAAAGGAAAGAGTATAAAGGAAGGGGAGTGTGGAACCATGGAAGGGTATGAAGCCTGGTGGTGGATTGGGAAAACCTCAGATAGTGTAAAATGTTTCCATGAGTTAAGAATTGACACTCATTATCTATCTTTTAGGCTTGTTTATCAATCATAGCACTGGAACTGGTGAGTAGCAAATAACTAGTCTAGGTGGATTTGTAGACAGAAGTTCTGATCCATAACCCAAGGGTTATTTTTTCATCATCTATAGAGTAGACCTTCCAATTTTGACTGatatttctgcctttaaaaacttcTAAGAACATTTCCTAAAATTCTTGTAAGACTTAAGCAAGAGTAGGGTGGAGAGTGCGGGCTGCATGACTTTGTTTACTCTGTTCTCCACTTCTCATTTCCTGGGCAGTGCTGTGAATTGTTCATCCAGAGCCTTGCTCCCCTTGTGGAAGGGCCATCTGAagagaagcaggggaagaggagTAAGAGGGAATTATACACAGGAGTCCTTCGTTAAGAAAACATTCAGacagagattactgcctatgttctcctctaggattctgatggattcctgtctcacattaaggtcttttattcattttgagtttatctttgtgtatggtgtaagagaatggtcgagtttcattcttctacatatagctgcccagttttcccagcaccatttattgaagagactgtcttttttccaccgtatattttttcctgttttgtcgaagattatttgaccatagagttgagggtccatatctgggctctctactctgttccactggtctatgtgtctgtttttatgccagtaccatgctgtcttggtgatcacagctttgtagtaagtcttgaaatcaggtaacgtgatgccccccgttttatttttgtttttcaacatttccttagcgattcgggggtctcttctgattccatacaaattttaggattatttgctccagctctttgaagaataccggtggaattttgatcggaatggcattaaaagtatagattgctctaggcagtatagacattttaacaatgtttattcttccaatccaagagcatggaatggtcttccatctttttgtgtcttcttcaatttctttcatgagtgttcctcaagtacagatcctttacctctttggttaggtttattcccaggtatctcatggttcttggtgctatagtaaatggaatcgattctctaatttcctttctgtattttcattattagtgtataagaaagccactgatttctgtacattgactttgtatcctgccatattgctgaattgttgtatgagttctagtagtttgggggtggggtcttttgggtcttccatataaagaatcatgtcatctgcaaagagagagagagtttgacttcttcattaatctcttcgatatcagccacagcaacttctttcaagatatgtctccaaaggcaaaggaaacaaaagcgaagatgaacttttgggacttcatcaaaatcaaaagcttctgcacagcaaaggaaacagtcaagaaaacaaagaggcaacccacggaatgggagaagatatttgcaaatgacagtacagacaaaaggttgatatccaggatctataatgaactcctcaatctcaacacacacaaaacagacaatcatatcaaaaaatgggcagaagatatagatagacacttctccaataaagacatacaaatgactatcagacacatgaaaaaatgttcatcatcactagccatcagggaaattcaaattaaaactacattgagatatcaccttacaacagttagaatggccaaaattaacaagacagtaaacaacatgtgttggagaggatgtggagaaaggggaaccctcttccactgttggtgggaatgcaagttggtgcagtctctttggagaacagtgtggagattcctcaagaaattaaaaatagaacttccctatgaccctgccattgcactcctgggtatttaccccaaagatacagatgtagtgaaaagaagggccatctgtaccccaatgtttatagcagcgatggccacggtcaccaaactgtggaaagaaccaagatgcccttcaacggacgaatggataaggaagatgtggtccatatacactatggagtattatgcctccatcataaaggacgaatacccagcttttgtagcaacatggacgggactggaagagattatgctgagtgaaataagtcaagcagagagagtcatttatcatatggtttcacttatttgtggagcataacaaatagtatggaggacatggggagttagagaggagaagcgagttgggggaaattggaagaggaggtgaaccatgagagactatggactctgaaaaacaatctgagggttttgaaggggtggggggtgggaggtcggggtaccatgtggtgggtattagagagggcacggattgcatggagcactgggtgtggtgcaaaaataatgaatactgttatactgaaaataaaaaataaattaaaaaaaattcagacagaaGTTTGAATGAATTAAAAGTAACTCCTTGTGAAAAATTCATAGGGAGTCACAAGTGAGTGAGCTTGTGAGTTTAATACAAGCTTACAAGCTTGTATTAATACAAGCTTAATATAAGCTCACAGAGCAAGGCAGGTTCTCCAGGCCCCTGGCACTGACACCTCAGATGGCACAGGGAGGTGTGTACAGAGCACAGTGTAGACAATGAGGAGACTGTCTGCACAAATGGGTTCACCTCTCCTAATAcccagagaaggaggaaacaAAAGGATTTTCTTGGTTGAGAGCAACTGGGCTAAGTGaaacttttcttttccccctaccTATCACACAGTCATATTGTGGACATAAAAAAGGTAGTGAATTTTTGTCTGGTTGCTTTGGGTGAGGTTTACTGAGTGTCAGAAATCACAACATAGCCTCTCTgactcctctcccttctcagtCATGGATCATGGATTGGCTGCTGCCACCATTTCTCCAGTGTTTCCTTCACAGATAGTCTGGTCCTCTCCTCCTTGCATGTAGTTATGAAGGTCCTGTCCCtatctcccttctcttctctgtgcAACACGCCCTAGTGGGCCAAATGGGTAAAGGGAAGGGGTGGACTGTACATTCTTGGCCATCGGTATGGCTAAATAGATGATGTAGAACGAGGGAAAGGGGGCCAAAGTGATTCTAACCTTGGGTAGCAGGTTTTGGGGCTGAGAGTTTTAAGACAGAGAGAactaatatttgtatttaaactCCAATGATATATAAAGAATGGGTCTGTAATTGCAAAGAGGCATCTAGTCCATGAATTAATGTGTCATAACTCATGCTCAAGCAGTGGGCACACATCCCGCATGTTAAATCTTGCACAATACATCCATACCCTGCTTTGTCTTACCACCTAATTAACACAGAAAGCTATGTGACTTGTGAACTCACATGGGATTATGTTATGTGTAAAAAAGGAAATTGTTGGaatgcttgggtggttcagttggttgagacTCCAACACTTGAtaccagctcaggtcttgatctcagagttgtgaattcAGACCCCATGTAGggttcatgctgggcatggagcccactggaaaataaattaaaacaaaacaaaacaaaacaaaacagaatgttgGGAGGTATTTGGTACTTTTACTGGAGGGAAAGCAGGATTAATTTTTCTGTGGTGTCTTTTGGTGTCAGTTTCTGTGATACTTGGGCTGCAACAAGTTATATGCAACCTTTGATTCTCAGTTGATTGGTTGAACACCATTgttcagttaatatttattgtttccaTAGGCATTCTGGAAGGATAGCATGTACCAGAAGAATCTTggaacactcaaaaaataaaacaaattttaaaaatccaataaaattttaaaaaggaaaaaaaaagaagaaatatgaagcAGCAGCTCTGAAGCCTGAGCAAAGGACCCCGCAGTCCCCACCCAACTTGGCTTAACTCAGCCTCACTTAACCAGATCCAGCATTCTTGGTCCCTGGGCTTGCCACAGCTCTCTGATCCTTAGAATCTTCTTCAATTCCAGCTAGAATGCCGCGTCAGGTGCTTAGCAGGTTTCGTCAAAAGCTGGTAAAAAGACGTCCGCTGGAGAAAGAAGTGTATGAGTATAGATTTGGCATAAAACTGAGCACTCTGGATTTAGTGGCACTGGGTGTGGGCCGCACAGTGGGTATCGGTGTGTACTTCCTGGCTAATGAGGTGGCTGGTAATCAAGCAGGACCATCCACTGTGATCTGCTTTTTGGTGGCAGGTCTAACATCACTGTTGGCTGGGCTGTGCTATGCGGAGTTTAGTGCCCGGGTCTCCCATTCTGGCTCGGCATATCTCTACATCTACGTCACTGTAGGTGAACTGTGGGCTTTCATCACTGGCTGGAACCTCATCCTCTCCTTTGTTGTTGATGCATTCATTGTGGTCCAGGCCTGGATCTTAACTTTTGACAGCTTCATTGGGAACCGGATCTCTGAGACCCAGCAAGAGACCATCTCACAGTATGTTCCCCAAGTCATTGCAGACAATCTAGGCTACTTTTTTGtcatctttctgtttttgttcacGGAACTGCTGTCTATGGGTCGGCTTGGCTTCCTCAGAGTTTTTGAAGGGTTTACTTTGGTGAAGCTTTTGGTTCTCAGCTTTTGCATCATCTCTGGCTTCATTAAGGGGGACCTACACAACTGGAAGCTCACAGAAGAGGACTACATACAGGCCGGACTCAATGATACCTCTCGCTTGGGCCCTCTGGGCTCTGGAGGATTCATGCCTTTTGGCTTTGAGGGCATTCTCCGTGGATCAGCTACCTGTTTCTATGCATTTATAGGTTTCAGCGTTATTGTTACCAGAGTCAAAGAATCCCACAATCCCCAGCGTTCCATCCCCATGGGCATTGTGATTTCACTGCTCATCtgcttttttgtgtattttggtgTCTCTGCATCACTTACACTCATGGTTCCTTACTACCAGCTTCAACCTGGGAGCACCTTGCCTGAGGCATTTCTCCATATTGGCTGGGTCCCTGCATACTATCTTGTAGTTTTTGCaatttttggtagtttttttgttGGCCTCTATTTGGGCTTTACGTTCCCCATACGTCAGGTGGTATACATGATGGCAGAGGATGGTCTCCTCTTCCCAGTCCTTGCCAAGTTCATTTACAACACATATGGCCGTATCTTGTCCACTCTAATCCTTGGCATTATCACAGCAATCGTGTTATTCTTCTTTGGACTCACTGATCTTCTGGATCTGAGGTCAGTTGGGACCCTGATATCCTATTCCCTGGTAGCTTTTTGTGTTCTTACTGTCAGGTACCAGattgagaggaggaaggaggaaaatgaagaagagctgcaggaggaggatgggggaaatGTAGCGCAGATGCAGGAGAAGACCGCACCTGCAGCAGAGAAGCTGACTCTACAAGGAGTATTTTTTCCAGACAGCCTCACCCCCACTCCACTCTCTGGCCGGGTTGTCTATGTTTGCTCCTCACTGCTGGTTCTGCTGATGACTCTCCTCTCCCTGGTGCTGGCCCACTGGCCAGGTCTGCTTTCTGGAGACCCAGGGCCGATCACAGTGGTTGTGCTGCTTCTGGTGCTCATCACTGGGATCACTGGGGTCATCTGGAGACAGCCTCAGAgctcctctcccctttcctttaaggtccctgctcttcctctcctcccactcctgaGCATCTTTATGAATGTTTGCCTTATAATGCAGATGTCAGCTGGCACCTGGCTCAGATTTGGTGTCTGGATGCTGATCGGGTTTGTTTTCTACTTcagctctgggatccagcaaagcCGGGTAGCTTAACCCTGCTTATGGACCCAAACTCTAGACCTTGAACTAAGCAGTGCCAATATGTATTTGGCTTGACATCATCACACCTGAATGCAGTCTGGTTCCCTACACAATGGGGAGTACTCCTGAGCAAATGGAAATATGGGCTCCTATGAGATATTGGTGTGGGAACACTATTAGAGCTTCATATTTATGGTACAGTGAAGGATGTGTCTTTGCTCTCCGcccccctacctttttttttactttctactcTTCAATTGTGTCTGTAGCTGCTTTCTGACTTTTACAGAATTAGTATTAGAAGAATCttgataaaatgtttttgttttctttagttaaaTATTCACTAATGAAGGAGATGCCTTGTTGGCAGAGTCAGTAGACCATGACTCTTGCTCTCAGgcctgtgagtttgagccccatattgaatgtagagattacttaagaaaatatccagtagcagaattactggatcatatggtagtgctgttttaatctttttgaggatcttccacactgttttccgtaAGGCCTGCATCAATTGacattcctatcaacagtgcacaaagattcctttttctccatatctttggcagcacttgtttttcttgtctttatgATTTTAGCCCTCATGACAGGTATAAAGTGACATCTGACAACACTTATTTAAAAGGgtttgatatatttaatttttttatgttcagttagctaatGTATAgtaatcatttgtatttccctgatgatgagtaacactaaacatcttttcatgtgtctgttggccatctgtatgtcttctttttttttttatttttttattttttttcaatttatttattttcagaaaaacagtattcattattttttcaccacacccagtgctccatgcaagctgtgccctctataatacccaccacctggtaccccaacctcccacccccccgccacttcaaaccccccagatgtatgtcttctttggaaaagtgtctattaaggtcctctgcccattttttaatcagatttttgctttttgttatcggcttgtagaagttctttgtgtgttttgagtATTAACTCTTTattgatatatcatttgcaaatatcttctcctattcagtaggttgtctttttttgttattgatggtttccttttctgtacaaaagtgtttttgtttcatgaatttgagaagatatatgcacctctatgtttattgcagcattatttacaatagccagcaTATGGAAGGAACAGATGTGTGCATCattagaagaatggataaacaaaatgtattcaggggcacctgggtggctcagtgggttaaagcctctgcctttggcccaagtcatgatctcagggtcctgggactgaactccacattgggctctctgctcagcaggaagactgcttccctctctctctctctgcccacctctgcttacttgtgatctatctctgtcaaataaataagtaaaatatttttttaggaacacctgggtggctcagtgggttaaagcctctgccttcagctcgggtcatgatcccagggtcctgggattgagccctgcattgggctctccgctcagcagggagcctgcttccttctctctctctctgcctgcctctctgcctacttgtgatctctgcctgtcaaataagttaatttaaaaaaaactttaaaaataatttttttaaaaaaagaagatgtattCTATATGTACAtctaatggactattactcagccataaagaagaatggaatcttgccatttgtaacaacaggATGAACTGGGTGGGCATCATGCTAATTTAAATACGTCAGTCTGGGAAAAACAAATGACATGTTTTCAGTCTTATggagaattaaagaaacaaaaaaaaatcaaaatgaaaaaagaaaaaagagagagaaacgcaataccaaaataaataaataatcaaacaaaaaacacaacaccCTAGACCcctaaataatgggaaaaaactcatggttgccaaaggggagatgggtaggggaatgggtgatttaaataaagggaattaagagtacattaATCTTTATGAGCCCTGAAAAATGTgtgaaattgttgaatcattgtattgTGCACCTGCGAGTAATACAACAACACTGCATGctcattatatttacatttaaaaaaaagaaaaagaagctaagaaaagactaaaaaaaaaagatgaaacatgGCTTCCACATTCAAGGAGCTTATATCTAATACAAGAGGTAAAGCATTGCTGTAACACAAAGTAGAATGTGTTGCcataagtaatataaaaataaaatatcttggcAATTCAAGGTGGAGGATGATCATTTGTGGTGGGTACAGAGGTGAAGGTTGATGGTGAAATTAGAGGAGACTTTGTAGAGGAATGGCTTTTGAGCTGACTCACTTCAGGGGTGGGATTTGCCACATCTGGGCACTGGGAGAGATTGCAGGTCGAGAGAGAGCACCAGGAGGAGAAGCACAGGAAAATAAAGTTGTGTTCAGAGCACAGTGAGCAGGCTGTGTAGCGTGAGCCTTGGCTGTGTGAGGGGTCAACAGAGCATGCACGGGTGACTGGAGCCAGAGCTCTCCTCTGGACAAAAAACACTTTGGCTTTGAGCTCACTGTCCATGCCGAAAATCCCTGAGTTGATACTTCTCTTAGCAACATCTGCATTCTTGGACATTAAAGTTTCTCTACTGTTGTCTGCTTTGGCCCACCTGTTCAGAAAGTGCACCGCTGAAAGCCACATGTCCTGGGTTCTGGGCCTGTTTCCACCACAATTAGCAATGTGACCTTCAGGAAGCCACTCAGTTCCTTCCATGCTCTGCTTAGTTATGTGTAGCAGGAGAGGTCACAACTGATCCCTTTTTCAAGttacatttccttaaaatattctAGGAGTCCTCTGGTTCTTCTGTCCTGTTATTCTCTCAATTAGGTCACCTTACTTCAAATGACTGAACCTGTATCCTGCCTACTTTTCACTACAACCCATTGTTGGAGTTGTAGAGCTCCAATAAATAACACCCTATTTCCCCCTCCTGTGTTTGGAACCTATTGATAATCATGTCATAGTGACAGATGACTAAACTGTCAGCTGTAGATCTGCAGCCTAGTTGACTTGCTAATCCTACGTCATTAAATTAAACAGAACTACTCATCACAAGTAGTGCTGAGTGTCCCTGGCCTACCATCACAGGAGAGAGACTTCTTTAATTAGTTTTTCTCCTGTATGAGCAGGTTGGATTGCATGGGTCCAGTGGGAAGTTTTGTTCtggacaaaaaaggaaaactgacaaAAATTTGAAGAAGCTAACTGGGCACACT
Protein-coding regions in this window:
- the LOC122891961 gene encoding cationic amino acid transporter 3-like; this translates as MPRQVLSRFRQKLVKRRPLEKEVYEYRFGIKLSTLDLVALGVGRTVGIGVYFLANEVAGNQAGPSTVICFLVAGLTSLLAGLCYAEFSARVSHSGSAYLYIYVTVGELWAFITGWNLILSFVVDAFIVVQAWILTFDSFIGNRISETQQETISQYVPQVIADNLGYFFVIFLFLFTELLSMGRLGFLRVFEGFTLVKLLVLSFCIISGFIKGDLHNWKLTEEDYIQAGLNDTSRLGPLGSGGFMPFGFEGILRGSATCFYAFIGFSVIVTRVKESHNPQRSIPMGIVISLLICFFVYFGVSASLTLMVPYYQLQPGSTLPEAFLHIGWVPAYYLVVFAIFGSFFVGLYLGFTFPIRQVVYMMAEDGLLFPVLAKFIYNTYGRILSTLILGIITAIVLFFFGLTDLLDLRSVGTLISYSLVAFCVLTVRYQIERRKEENEEELQEEDGGNVAQMQEKTAPAAEKLTLQGVFFPDSLTPTPLSGRVVYVCSSLLVLLMTLLSLVLAHWPGLLSGDPGPITVVVLLLVLITGITGVIWRQPQSSSPLSFKVPALPLLPLLSIFMNVCLIMQMSAGTWLRFGVWMLIGFVFYFSSGIQQSRVA